From the genome of Chloracidobacterium sp.:
TAAACCCGGTGTGTTAGGACAGGCTAGGAACCATCCCTTCCAATGTCAAGGTGCGGCTTGCCGTTGGGCCTTGCAATTCACCGTCGTTTACGCCAATCTCCCCCTGCGCCTAGCGCCTTCAGCTTAGGCTGTTAGCATGAGTAAGCAACTACCCATCCATGTGGCGGCGTAGCTCAGCTGGTTAGAGCGACGGATTCATAACCCGTAGGTCTCCGGTTCGATCCCGGACGCCGCTACTAGTCAGATCCGCTTCAACGCCTACCGATTGGGTAGGCGTTACTTTTTATGAGGCGGCCTCCACGCTGGGAACTGCTATGCCTATGTGGTCGCGCCTCGCCCTTGCTTGCGTCGAAGCCTCCTTGAACTGAAGGAAACTCGACAAAAGCGTCAGCCAACGAGAGCCTCAGCTTGCTTTTGCGAATACCGCTTCGGTCGGTCGTGCTCCAGTGCTGGCTTGCAGATTGAAAGCGTCCGACGTGCGCGCGCATACTGGCGGCTCTGTATGTTGGATAACTTTTTGGACAAGGAGTCTCACTGTGACCGACGAGCAGTTTCGCATTGAACGTGACAGTATGGGAGAAGTGCGCGTTCCGGCGCAGGCGCGGTACGGCGCGCAAACCCAACGCGCCGTCGAAAACTTTCCCATTAGCGGTCTTCGTTTTCCACGGCGATTTATTGAGGCGCTGGCGCTGGTGAAGTGGGCAGCCGCCAAGGCCAACTGCGCCCTGGGTTTACTAGCGCCCAACATGGCAGAAGCAATTGCCGAGGCAGCGCTGGACGTGGCCGCCGGGCGCTATGACAACGACTTCCCGCTCGACATTTTTCAAACCGGCTCCGGCACAAGTACGAACATGAACGCCAACGAGGTCATTGCTACGCTGGCCAGTGAACGGCTGGGGACGCGCGTTCACCCTAACGACCACGTCAACATGGGCCAGAGTAGCAATGACACCATTCCAACGGCCATTCACGTCAGCGCCTATCTGGCCACTGTTCACGATTTGCTTCCCGCCCTGCGCCATTTGCAGGCCACCATTACGACGAAGGCCGCAAGCGTGGCGCATGTCGTCAAAACCGGACGGACGCACCTGATGGACGCCATGCCGATTACGCTGGCGCAAGAAATGACCGGCTGGGCTTGGCAGATCGCGCACGGCATTGAACGCGTTGAGAGCGCGCTGCCGCGCTTGGCTAAGCTGGCTCAGGGCGGTACGGCCGTTGGGACAGGCATCAACGCCCACCCAGAATTCGCCGCCCGCTTCGCCGCCCTACTGGCCGAACGCACCGGGTTGCCCTTTCGTCCAAATGACAGTTTCTTTGAATCGCTCAGCGCACAGGACGCCGTGGTGGAGTTGAGCGGACAACTCAAAACCGTAGCCGTCAGCTTGATGAAAATCGCCAACGACCTGCGCTGGATGAACAGCGGCCCGCATGCCGGGCTTGCCGAAATTCGGCTTCAAGACCTCCAGCCCGGCTCCAGCATCATGCCCGGCAAGGTCAATCCGGTCATCCCGGAAGCGACGGCGATGGTTTGCGCGCAAGTCATCGGCAACGATACGACCATCACGGTTGCCGGGCAGTCCGGTAACTTCCAACTCAATGTTATGTTGCCGGTGATTGCCTACAACATTCTGCAAAGTCTGATGCTCTTGGCCAACGCCGCGCGTCTGCTGGCGGACAAAGCGATCGCCACCTTCACCGTCAACGAAGAACGCCTGGCGGCGCAGGTCGGGCGCAACCCGATTCTGGTCACGGCGCTCAATCCGGTGATTGGCTACGAACTTGGCGCAAAGATCGCCAAGCGCGCCTACGCCGAAGATCGAACCGTCAAGGAAGTCGCCGCTGAAATGACCAGCCTCTCCGGTGAGGAACTGGATCGCCTCCTTGACCCTCGCGCTCTGACGGAAGGTGGGATTCGGCGGTAAAACAGTACGCGCACCGTCAATCAGCCAAACGGCGCTCCATCCCTTTGTCGGCAAGCTCGCTTTCTGCGTGCTTGCGAGCGGTAGCCTAACCTGAATGTAGAGTGCGGCGGAGCGCCGCCGCACTCCAAAGGGCGGGACCGCCTGCTACATCGTTTCGGAAGCGCCTAGCCCGCATACCACCCGGCGCGGACGTTGCGGACGCACCGCCGGCAAATCGTCGGAAACAGTGGGTCTTCACCGACTGTGGTTTCGTAGTGCCAGCACCGTTCGCACTTGACGCCCGCTGCGCGCTGTACCTGCACTGTCAACTCATCGCCCTCAGCGCGTTCCAGCGTCACCTGCGACACGATGAACAAAAACGACAGCGCCTCCGCACCGTAGTCGGCGAGAACCGGATAATGCCGCCCGCCAGCCCGCAACATCACCTGCGCCTCCAGCGCCGACCCGATCCGCCCGGCCGCCCGTTCCTGCTCAAGCTCTTTGAGCACTACCGAGCGGACGCCGAGCAGCGTTTCCCACCGTTTTCGCAGTTCGGGCTCGGCGCGCGCTGCATCGTACGGTGGAAACTCCGCCAAGTGGACTGACCCAGCCTGCCCGCGCGTGAGCTTTTCCCAGGCTTCATCCGCCGTAAACGCCAGAATCGGGGCGAGCAGACGAATCAGTGAACTCGCAATCTCGTACAGCGCCGTCTGCGCCGCCCGCCGCTCATGCGACTTCGGAGGATAGGTGTACAGCCGATCCTTGAGGACATCAAAGTAAAGGCTGGATAGCTGTGTCGTACAGAAGTTCAGCAGCGCCGTATAGACCGACTGAAACGCATACTGTTCGTAGGCTGCGCGGACGCGCCGCGTCAGTTCATTGGTTTCCACCAGCGCCCAACGGTCGATCTCAAACAGTTCGGCGTAGGGGACAGTATCGGCCTCCGGGTCAAAATCCGAAAGGTTGTTGACGAGGTAGCACAGCGTGTTCCGAATCTTGCGGTAGGCGTCGCCAATCCGCGCCAGAATCTCCTCGGAAATGGGGACGTCGTCGGTGTAGTCCACGCTCGCCGTCCACAGCCGCAACAGGTCAGCGCCGCCGGACTCAATGAGCGCCTGCGGCTCAATAACGTTGCCGAGGCTCTTCGACATTTTTTCGCGGTCTTTATCGAGGACGTAGCCGTGCGTAATAACAGTGTGGTACGGCGCGTGTCCCCGCAGCCCCAAGCTCACCACCAGCGACGAGTTGAACCAACCGCGATATTGGTCGGAACCCTCGATGTACACATCCGCCGCCGGTTCATCGGCGGTCGCCAGTCCGGCGCGCTCCATAATGCGCCAACTAACGCCTGAATCAAGCCAGACATCGAGGATGTCCATTTCCTTTTCGACGTCTTTCGCGCCGCAGTTGCCGCAGGTGAAATCCGGCGGGAGAAAGTCTGTCACAGGGCGCACATACCAGGCGTCCGCGCCTTCGCGGTCGAAGATATCCGCCACCCGCTCCATAAACTCGGCCGTGGCGTGTACCGTCCCGCAGGACGTACAGCGCACGGCGGCGATGGGAACGCCCCAGGCCCGCTGCCGCGAAATGCACCAATCGCCGCGATTGACGAACATGTTGCGCATGCGCTCTTCGCCCCACGGCGGCAGCCAGCGGACGTTCGCAATCGCCTCCAGCGCCCGTCGCCGCAAACCGGCGGCGTCCATCGAGATGAACCACTGCGGCGTGGCGCGAAAAATCGTCGGGGTTTTGGTGCGCCAGCAATGCGGATAGCTGTGCTTGTAGTCTTCAGCGAAGATGAGTTCGCCGCGTTCGCGCAGTAGCTTGATGATATCCGGGTTAGCGTCGAAGACCTGTTTGCCGGCGAAGTACGCCACCTCGTCGGTATAGACGCCGCGCTGATCCACCGGACAGTACGGCTCAAGGCCGTATTTCTTGCCGATGAGGAAATCCTCCATCCCGTGGCCAGGGGCGGTGTGAACAGCGCCCGTCCCGGCGTCGAGCGTCACATGGTCGCCAACCATGAGCTTTGATTCCCGGTCAAGCCATGGATGCCGAGCCGCCTTGCCGTCAAGGATCGAACCCTTGAACGTCGCCAGCGGACGGGCGTCCGTCCAGCCGAATTTCTGCGCCAATTGCGGCAGGAGCTTTGCGGCGACAATATAGGTTCTTGGCCGTCCTTGGCCGTTGGCGGCGGGCGCTTCGACAGCGACGTAATCGAAATCCGGCCCAAAGCTGACACCAAGGTTGGCAGGCAACGTCCACGGCGTGGTCGTCCAGATGATGATAGCGACCTCGCGCCCAGACAATTCCGGCGCAATGGCCGCCGGGTCGGTCGCCAATGGAAACGCGACATAGACCGACGGATCTACGACATCCTTGTATTCAAGTTCGGCTTCGGCTAGTGCCGACTGTGCGCCGATGGACCAGTGTACGGGACGCAAGCCGCGATAGACGCTCCCCTGCCGGACGAAGGCGGCTAGCGTCCGCAAAATGTCGGCTTCATAGTCATAGCTCATCGTTTGGTAGGCGTTCGCCCAATCGCCCAAGACGCCCAGCCGCTGGAAATCGTGGTTCATCTGTGTGATGTGTCGTTTGGCGAAGGCGCGGGCTTCACGGCGGATGATGATGGGCGTTAGCGCGACGCCCTTCGCCGCCAGCTTGCCTTCCAGTTCCTTGACGACCTTAGTTTCGATCGGTAGTCCGTGGCAGTCATAGCCGGGGATGTAGGCGGCGTCAAAACCGAGCATGCTGCGTGACTTCACAATGAAGTCCTTGAGAATCTTGTTGAAGGCTGTCCCCATGTGGATGCGGCCGTTGGCGTAGGGCGGGCCATCGTGCAGGCGAAATTTCGGGCGACAAGCGCGCGCCGCACGCAGCGCGCCATACACGTCTGCTTCTAGCCAGCGCTTGAGGCGCTGTGGTTCGGTTTGGGCAAGGTTGCCCTTCATCGGCATGTCCTTCGAGGGCAGGTTGACGGTTTTCTTAAGGTCAAACGTCATCGGCGTTGAGCATTGAGCAAAGAGGTGAACCAACGATGGGGCATTATGCGGAACGGCCGCAACCTTGAGCAATTAGGGCGGGGCAGGGAAAAGCACAGCAAGGCGGTTGGAAGCGGCCGCTGCAGGCCGCACAAGAGGCTGTCGTCCCGAGAGCTGGCGCTTGCATCCTACCCTGGGGAGATGGTCAGTGGCGCAAGTCGTTCCAAAAGCCGTGTCAGGCGGGCGCGTTCAAGGTGGAACGCTGCCCGATTAACAATGCACCGGGCGCTGATTGGGGCAATCACTTCCAGAATCGCCAACCCGTTTTCAGCCAGCGTCCGGCCGGTTTCGACAATATCCACGATGCAGTCGGCAAGACCCAACACCGGAGCCAGCTCAACCGAACCCGTCAGCGGGATGATGTCCACCGGCGTCGCACGGCGTTGGAAGTGCTTTTGCGTGACGCGCGGATACTTGGTCGCCACCCGCAATTTGGACAGGCGATTCGCCGCCGGCCACGCGGCCTCCGGCCGACCAGCGACCGCCAGCCGGCAGAAACCAAACGCTAAATCTAGCGGCTCATAGACATCCGGCTCATGTTCGAGCAAGACATCTCGCCCACATACACCAGCCTGCGCAACGCCATGCTCGACGTAAATCGGTACGTCACTGGGCTTGACTAGCAAAAACCGATACTCGCCTGCTGCGTCCTCCAGTACAAGCCGCCGACTATCGAGTTGATCTGAGCCGACTGATATTCCTGCCGCCGCCAGCCGAGCAAGCGTCGCCTCTTGCAAGCGGCCTTTCGCCAGTGCCAGCGTGATCACTGCTGGGGATTGCTTACCCGCCGTTCGCGCGTCACTTTGGCGGGGGCGGTGCGAACGGCGTCGCGGTTGTCTTGCGCACTGTCGCGCGTGTTGTCGCGAGTGTCGTTGCGAGGCGGCGCCTCGTCGTCGGCGTTGCGCTTCATGCGGCGGGCAATCTGCGGCGCGTATTCCTTCGCCGCCGCCGCCAACCCCAGATAGACCGTCTGGAAGGTCTCAAAGGTGATCGGCGTTTCCGTCCGCAGCGACCACTTCAGCCCGATGTCCTGCTCCTTGTCCACGAAGAAGCTGCCGAACGCCATCGCCTCGTTGGCGTTGAGCAGAAGCGCCCGCAGCTCGTCGGCGTCCGTCGCCTGTGCAACGTTCCCAAAGGCGTACGAATACAGGCCGACCATCTTCTTGCGCGGCGCATAAATCACTACGATGTCAAAGGTTTCACCGGAGGTCGCCGTGTAGCGGCTCACAATCGTGTTCGGGTCCTTGTCCGGGCGCTCCAGCCGAACGCCTTTGATTTGGCGCAGGTAGCCGCGCAATGTTTCGGGCAGCGGTTTTGGTTTCGGTTTCGGCGCGTTGGGGTCAGGCGGCGTCTGGCTTGGTGAAGCGGGTTTAGCGGCCGGCGGCTTTGTTGGCTTCGCTGGTGCGCCGCTTTGTGCTCCGCCGCTCGCCAGCGCGGCCGGTTTCCGGCGCGGCAGCGCGGTTTCCTGAGTGAGTCCGACGTGTCCAAGGATGGCGAGACCGAGAGCGGCCGGCATCAAGTTACGCATCATGATGTCTTCCCCACGAGCTGAGGATGTTGGGTCGTTCGGCAGGCAAGTCGTCCAACGCTATCACGCGCCGGACAAGCTTGGCATAAACGACTTATCCTCGGCGAGCTGGCGCGCAGCCGTTCTAGCGCACTTTCCGCCTGAGTGTAGCGGTAACCCGCCACTTGGAGCGCGGCGGCTGGACGCCGCTCTATTAGGAGTGCAGCATTCCGTGCTGGACGGCTTCGAAGCGCCCTCGCCCTGTGGCGGCGGGCGAAGCCGTGGAGCGTGGGAAGGGCGCGCAGAGTGTATGCTCTACGACGCAGCAGAGGCGTTCAGCCAGGCGCGGAGGTCATCGGGCGTCTGGAAGTCGAGCAGAGCGTCACCCAAGGCTTCTAGGCGTTCCAACGGCAGAGCTTCAATCGCCGCCTCGGTTTCGGGCGCGAGCGCCCCAAACCGCCGCCGCAGCAGGCGCAACACCAGAAGTCGCTCGCCTCGCTCAATCCCTCGCTCAATCCCCTGCTCAATCCCTTGCTCAATCCCTTCTTGCAGAATCTCCATCACAAACGGCGCTGTCATCAGTTCCTCCGCTTGTTCCGCTATGGTTTCTTTGAACACGGCCTTGACCGTTTGCCATCGCAACGGCGTCTCCGTCGCCGCCAAATACCTTAGCACTGTCCCCAGGTATTCCGTCACGCTCTGCCGCTCCAGCAACGCCATCAGCCGGAAAATCTCCCGCAACCGCTCCGGCAAATCCTCTGAAAACACGTACCGCAGGACGGACAACCCAACCCGCAACAGCAACCCGCCCTTGAGGTCTTCGGCGCTGTATGGCGACAGGTCGCACAACCAGTAGCGGCACGAAGGCGTCCACGCCCGCAGCGTCGGCTCATCCCGATGGGCGACGAGTCCCGCGACATCTTCGGCGACGTTCCAGCACGCCTTGCCGTGGTAGAAGACGACCGGCAGGACAACCGGCAGTCGC
Proteins encoded in this window:
- a CDS encoding class II fumarate hydratase; this encodes MTDEQFRIERDSMGEVRVPAQARYGAQTQRAVENFPISGLRFPRRFIEALALVKWAAAKANCALGLLAPNMAEAIAEAALDVAAGRYDNDFPLDIFQTGSGTSTNMNANEVIATLASERLGTRVHPNDHVNMGQSSNDTIPTAIHVSAYLATVHDLLPALRHLQATITTKAASVAHVVKTGRTHLMDAMPITLAQEMTGWAWQIAHGIERVESALPRLAKLAQGGTAVGTGINAHPEFAARFAALLAERTGLPFRPNDSFFESLSAQDAVVELSGQLKTVAVSLMKIANDLRWMNSGPHAGLAEIRLQDLQPGSSIMPGKVNPVIPEATAMVCAQVIGNDTTITVAGQSGNFQLNVMLPVIAYNILQSLMLLANAARLLADKAIATFTVNEERLAAQVGRNPILVTALNPVIGYELGAKIAKRAYAEDRTVKEVAAEMTSLSGEELDRLLDPRALTEGGIRR
- the ileS gene encoding isoleucine--tRNA ligase, which gives rise to MTFDLKKTVNLPSKDMPMKGNLAQTEPQRLKRWLEADVYGALRAARACRPKFRLHDGPPYANGRIHMGTAFNKILKDFIVKSRSMLGFDAAYIPGYDCHGLPIETKVVKELEGKLAAKGVALTPIIIRREARAFAKRHITQMNHDFQRLGVLGDWANAYQTMSYDYEADILRTLAAFVRQGSVYRGLRPVHWSIGAQSALAEAELEYKDVVDPSVYVAFPLATDPAAIAPELSGREVAIIIWTTTPWTLPANLGVSFGPDFDYVAVEAPAANGQGRPRTYIVAAKLLPQLAQKFGWTDARPLATFKGSILDGKAARHPWLDRESKLMVGDHVTLDAGTGAVHTAPGHGMEDFLIGKKYGLEPYCPVDQRGVYTDEVAYFAGKQVFDANPDIIKLLRERGELIFAEDYKHSYPHCWRTKTPTIFRATPQWFISMDAAGLRRRALEAIANVRWLPPWGEERMRNMFVNRGDWCISRQRAWGVPIAAVRCTSCGTVHATAEFMERVADIFDREGADAWYVRPVTDFLPPDFTCGNCGAKDVEKEMDILDVWLDSGVSWRIMERAGLATADEPAADVYIEGSDQYRGWFNSSLVVSLGLRGHAPYHTVITHGYVLDKDREKMSKSLGNVIEPQALIESGGADLLRLWTASVDYTDDVPISEEILARIGDAYRKIRNTLCYLVNNLSDFDPEADTVPYAELFEIDRWALVETNELTRRVRAAYEQYAFQSVYTALLNFCTTQLSSLYFDVLKDRLYTYPPKSHERRAAQTALYEIASSLIRLLAPILAFTADEAWEKLTRGQAGSVHLAEFPPYDAARAEPELRKRWETLLGVRSVVLKELEQERAAGRIGSALEAQVMLRAGGRHYPVLADYGAEALSFLFIVSQVTLERAEGDELTVQVQRAAGVKCERCWHYETTVGEDPLFPTICRRCVRNVRAGWYAG
- the hisG gene encoding ATP phosphoribosyltransferase; the encoded protein is MITLALAKGRLQEATLARLAAAGISVGSDQLDSRRLVLEDAAGEYRFLLVKPSDVPIYVEHGVAQAGVCGRDVLLEHEPDVYEPLDLAFGFCRLAVAGRPEAAWPAANRLSKLRVATKYPRVTQKHFQRRATPVDIIPLTGSVELAPVLGLADCIVDIVETGRTLAENGLAILEVIAPISARCIVNRAAFHLERARLTRLLERLAPLTISPG
- a CDS encoding YbjN domain-containing protein; translation: MMRNLMPAALGLAILGHVGLTQETALPRRKPAALASGGAQSGAPAKPTKPPAAKPASPSQTPPDPNAPKPKPKPLPETLRGYLRQIKGVRLERPDKDPNTIVSRYTATSGETFDIVVIYAPRKKMVGLYSYAFGNVAQATDADELRALLLNANEAMAFGSFFVDKEQDIGLKWSLRTETPITFETFQTVYLGLAAAAKEYAPQIARRMKRNADDEAPPRNDTRDNTRDSAQDNRDAVRTAPAKVTRERRVSNPQQ
- a CDS encoding Rpn family recombination-promoting nuclease/putative transposase, giving the protein MPDTRLANPHDLFFKDLLARPGVAADFLAHYLPAEVLAHLDVSQPETVPGSFVDEDLREHLSDVLFRVRDRGGDEAFVYVLLEHKSTPWPWTPLQIGRYVFAIWEQARRAGGARLPVVLPVVFYHGKACWNVAEDVAGLVAHRDEPTLRAWTPSCRYWLCDLSPYSAEDLKGGLLLRVGLSVLRYVFSEDLPERLREIFRLMALLERQSVTEYLGTVLRYLAATETPLRWQTVKAVFKETIAEQAEELMTAPFVMEILQEGIEQGIEQGIERGIERGERLLVLRLLRRRFGALAPETEAAIEALPLERLEALGDALLDFQTPDDLRAWLNASAAS